A single genomic interval of Rhinatrema bivittatum chromosome 12, aRhiBiv1.1, whole genome shotgun sequence harbors:
- the SLC6A17 gene encoding sodium-dependent neutral amino acid transporter SLC6A17 isoform X2 encodes MPKHSKVSQREQSSEHVTESVADLLAHEEPVDYKHSILNVSNEIHSKKKDVEDFGDSEDRPAWNSKLQYILAQIGYSVGLGNVWRFPYLCQKNGGGAYMIPYLVLLIIIGIPLFFLELAVGQRIRRGSIGVWNYVCPRLGGIGFASCVVCLFVGLYYNVIIGWSIFYFFKSFQYPLPWSECPIVRNGSRTVVEAECEKSSATTYFWYRVTLDISNSISEGGGLNWRMTLCLLCAWSMVGLAMIKGIQSSGKVMYFSSLFPYVVLLCFLVRGLLLRGAIDGILHMLTPKVEKMLDPQVWREAATQVFFALGLGFGGVIAFSSYNKQDNNCHFDAALVSFINFFTSVLATLVVFAVLGFKANVMNEKCVVENAEKILEYLNLRVLSHDLIPPHVNFSHLTATDYREMYNVIRTVKEDHFQELGLDACLLEDELNKAVQGTGLAFIAFTEAMTHFPASPFWSVMFFLMLINLGLGSMIGTMEGIITPISDTFKVRKELLAVSCCVCAFLVGLIFMQHSGNYFVTMFDDYSATLPLTIVVILENIAVAWVYGTKKFMQELTEMLGFRPYQYYFYAWKYISPICMAMLLSASIIQLGISPPGYNAWIKDMGRGLLGHSASRFSYNTHRIVQTG; translated from the exons ATGCCTAAGCACAGTAAAGTGTCTCAACGTGAACAGAGCAGTGAACATGTCACGGAGTCTGTGGCTGATCTCCTGGCTCACGAGGAACCAGTGGATTACAAGCACAGCATCTTAAATGTAAGCAATGAAATTCACAGCAAAAAGAAGGATGTAGAGGATTTTGGAGACTCAGAAGACAGACCAGCTTGGAACAGCAAACTACAATATATTCTGGCTCAAATTGGCTACTCTGTTGGGCTAGGAAACGTCTGGCGCTTCCCATATTTGTGTCAGAAAAATGGGGGAG GTGCCTATATGATTCCTTACCTTGTGCTGCTGATCATTATTGGCATCCCACTCTTCTTTCTGGAGCTAGCGGTGGGTCAGAGGATCCGTCGGGGCAGCATTGGTGTGTGGAATTATGTCTGCCCTCGGTTGGGAGGCATTGGATTTGCCAGCTGTGTG GTCTGCCTCTTTGTCGGTCTCTATTACAATGTCATCATTGGGTGGAGTATATTCTACTTCTTTAAATCTTTCCAGTACCCTCTACCCTGGAGTGAGTGTCCCATTGTAAGGAATGGATCTAGGACTG TGGTGGAGGCAGAATGCGAGAAGAGCTCTGCCACAACATACTTCTGGTATCGGGTGACCCTGGACATCTCCAACTCCATTTCAGAGGGAGGGGGGCTGAACTGGAGGATGACCCTCTGTCTGCTGTGTGCTTGGAGCATGGTGGGACTGGCCATGATCaaaggaatacagtcttcaggaAAG GTGATGTATTTCAGCTCTCTCTTCCCCTatgttgttttgctttgtttcctGGTTCGGGGGCTGCTGTTGAGAGGTGCCATCGATGGTATTCTTCACATGCTAACTCCTAAG GTAGAAAagatgctggatccccaggtcTGGCGAGAAGCAGCAACTCAGGTCTTCTTTGCTCTGGGTCTGGGATTTGGAGGTGTCATAGCATTTTCTAGCTATAATAAGCAAGACAATAACTGTCATTTTGATGCTGCCCTCGTCTCCTTCATTAACTTCTTCACGTCCGTCCTGGCAACGCTGGTGGTATTTGCTGTGCTCGGGTTCAAGGCCAATGTAATGAATGAGAAGTGTGTGGTGGA GAATGCGGAGAAGATTCTAGAATACCTGAACTTACGGGTCCTGAGTCATGATCTCATCCCACCTCATGTAAACTTTTCTCACCTGACAGCCACGGATTACAGAGAGATGTACAATGTCATAAGGACTGTGAAAGAGGATCACTTTCAGGAGCTGGGGCTGGATGCCTGTTTATTGGAAGATGAACTCAATAAG gctgtgcagggaacaggattGGCTTTCATTGCATTCACTGAGGCAATGACCCATTTCCCAGCCTCTCCTTTCTGGTCTGTGATGTTCTTCCTGATGCTTATAAATCTGGGCCTGGGCAGCATGATTGGGACCATGGAAGGCATCATCACTCCCATTAGTGATACTTTCAAGGTGCGCAAAGAACTCCTCGCAG TTAGCTGTTGTGTCTGCGCCTTCCTGGTGGGTTTGATCTTCATGCAGCACTCCGGGAATTACTTTGTGACCATGTTTGATGATTATTCAGCCACGCTGCCGCTCACCATTGTGGTCATCCTAGAGAACATCGCTGTAGCTTGGGTTTATGGGACAAAGAA ATTCATGCAAGAATTGACAGAGATGCTGGGTTTTCGCCCATACCAGTActatttttatgcatggaaatacaTCTCACCCATTTGCATGGCGATGCTGCTGTCAGCTAGCATCATCCAGCTAGGGATAAGTCCGCCGGGGTACAATGCCTGGATAAAGGATATG
- the SLC6A17 gene encoding sodium-dependent neutral amino acid transporter SLC6A17 isoform X3: protein MPKHSKVSQREQSSEHVTESVADLLAHEEPVDYKHSILNVSNEIHSKKKDVEDFGDSEDRPAWNSKLQYILAQIGYSVGLGNVWRFPYLCQKNGGGAYMIPYLVLLIIIGIPLFFLELAVGQRIRRGSIGVWNYVCPRLGGIGFASCVVCLFVGLYYNVIIGWSIFYFFKSFQYPLPWSECPIVRNGSRTVVEAECEKSSATTYFWYRVTLDISNSISEGGGLNWRMTLCLLCAWSMVGLAMIKGIQSSGKVMYFSSLFPYVVLLCFLVRGLLLRGAIDGILHMLTPKVEKMLDPQVWREAATQVFFALGLGFGGVIAFSSYNKQDNNCHFDAALVSFINFFTSVLATLVVFAVLGFKANVMNEKCVVENAEKILEYLNLRVLSHDLIPPHVNFSHLTATDYREMYNVIRTVKEDHFQELGLDACLLEDELNKAVQGTGLAFIAFTEAMTHFPASPFWSVMFFLMLINLGLGSMIGTMEGIITPISDTFKVRKELLAVSCCVCAFLVGLIFMQHSGNYFVTMFDDYSATLPLTIVVILENIAVAWVYGTKKFMQELTEMLGFRPYQYYFYAWKYISPICMAMLLSASIIQLGISPPGYNAWIKDMM, encoded by the exons ATGCCTAAGCACAGTAAAGTGTCTCAACGTGAACAGAGCAGTGAACATGTCACGGAGTCTGTGGCTGATCTCCTGGCTCACGAGGAACCAGTGGATTACAAGCACAGCATCTTAAATGTAAGCAATGAAATTCACAGCAAAAAGAAGGATGTAGAGGATTTTGGAGACTCAGAAGACAGACCAGCTTGGAACAGCAAACTACAATATATTCTGGCTCAAATTGGCTACTCTGTTGGGCTAGGAAACGTCTGGCGCTTCCCATATTTGTGTCAGAAAAATGGGGGAG GTGCCTATATGATTCCTTACCTTGTGCTGCTGATCATTATTGGCATCCCACTCTTCTTTCTGGAGCTAGCGGTGGGTCAGAGGATCCGTCGGGGCAGCATTGGTGTGTGGAATTATGTCTGCCCTCGGTTGGGAGGCATTGGATTTGCCAGCTGTGTG GTCTGCCTCTTTGTCGGTCTCTATTACAATGTCATCATTGGGTGGAGTATATTCTACTTCTTTAAATCTTTCCAGTACCCTCTACCCTGGAGTGAGTGTCCCATTGTAAGGAATGGATCTAGGACTG TGGTGGAGGCAGAATGCGAGAAGAGCTCTGCCACAACATACTTCTGGTATCGGGTGACCCTGGACATCTCCAACTCCATTTCAGAGGGAGGGGGGCTGAACTGGAGGATGACCCTCTGTCTGCTGTGTGCTTGGAGCATGGTGGGACTGGCCATGATCaaaggaatacagtcttcaggaAAG GTGATGTATTTCAGCTCTCTCTTCCCCTatgttgttttgctttgtttcctGGTTCGGGGGCTGCTGTTGAGAGGTGCCATCGATGGTATTCTTCACATGCTAACTCCTAAG GTAGAAAagatgctggatccccaggtcTGGCGAGAAGCAGCAACTCAGGTCTTCTTTGCTCTGGGTCTGGGATTTGGAGGTGTCATAGCATTTTCTAGCTATAATAAGCAAGACAATAACTGTCATTTTGATGCTGCCCTCGTCTCCTTCATTAACTTCTTCACGTCCGTCCTGGCAACGCTGGTGGTATTTGCTGTGCTCGGGTTCAAGGCCAATGTAATGAATGAGAAGTGTGTGGTGGA GAATGCGGAGAAGATTCTAGAATACCTGAACTTACGGGTCCTGAGTCATGATCTCATCCCACCTCATGTAAACTTTTCTCACCTGACAGCCACGGATTACAGAGAGATGTACAATGTCATAAGGACTGTGAAAGAGGATCACTTTCAGGAGCTGGGGCTGGATGCCTGTTTATTGGAAGATGAACTCAATAAG gctgtgcagggaacaggattGGCTTTCATTGCATTCACTGAGGCAATGACCCATTTCCCAGCCTCTCCTTTCTGGTCTGTGATGTTCTTCCTGATGCTTATAAATCTGGGCCTGGGCAGCATGATTGGGACCATGGAAGGCATCATCACTCCCATTAGTGATACTTTCAAGGTGCGCAAAGAACTCCTCGCAG TTAGCTGTTGTGTCTGCGCCTTCCTGGTGGGTTTGATCTTCATGCAGCACTCCGGGAATTACTTTGTGACCATGTTTGATGATTATTCAGCCACGCTGCCGCTCACCATTGTGGTCATCCTAGAGAACATCGCTGTAGCTTGGGTTTATGGGACAAAGAA ATTCATGCAAGAATTGACAGAGATGCTGGGTTTTCGCCCATACCAGTActatttttatgcatggaaatacaTCTCACCCATTTGCATGGCGATGCTGCTGTCAGCTAGCATCATCCAGCTAGGGATAAGTCCGCCGGGGTACAATGCCTGGATAAAGGATATG